A single genomic interval of Rhodopirellula islandica harbors:
- a CDS encoding DUF4178 domain-containing protein has product MVSVCEFCHTAVARGDKDIEDYGKVSDLVETDSVVQLGSTGSFRGKPFEVIGRVQYDHAAGGVWDEWYLRFPGDKMAWLAEAQGQLHLTFERPVRVKSPLPDFDSLSLGQMVHYGGQDLTVAETGVAKARSAQGEIPWQFRPGDDHRYVDLQGAAEPDGGAWFATFDYSRGEQHTYVGRTVTQEKLNLSTPDWQPDPGSGTIAVASLHLNCPKCGGSLDLHAPRETLRVGCQHCGALLSNDDGRLKLLTMLEKRELHSSLPLGVRGTIQGTEYIVIGIMARFVRYAGTTYPWTEYLLYAPGVGFRWLVENDRHWSFVQPVTGHAMDPHSNRIHHDGDSFRIYDRATAIVRHVIGEFYWKVQQGDCVETADFIAPPRMLSIEDSFAGQTHERIVSLGTYMKPDEIEAAFEVEDLTRPWGVGVIQPPPTISFGVWVAWVAFCFYMFIIYLGNHRPSTSATPAADGWMLFYALSFVSAIPIGCLVFKYNFEVSRWKDSDFSPYASSDD; this is encoded by the coding sequence ATGGTCAGCGTCTGCGAATTTTGCCACACCGCCGTCGCACGCGGCGACAAAGACATCGAGGACTACGGCAAAGTCAGCGACCTCGTCGAAACCGACTCGGTCGTCCAGCTTGGTTCCACCGGATCGTTTCGTGGCAAGCCGTTCGAAGTCATCGGCCGCGTTCAGTACGACCACGCCGCCGGCGGAGTCTGGGACGAATGGTACCTGCGATTCCCCGGTGACAAGATGGCTTGGTTGGCCGAGGCTCAAGGCCAATTGCACCTGACGTTTGAACGCCCCGTCCGCGTCAAATCACCGTTGCCCGACTTTGATTCGTTGTCGCTCGGACAAATGGTTCACTACGGCGGTCAAGACCTCACGGTCGCGGAGACCGGCGTTGCCAAAGCCCGCTCGGCTCAAGGTGAAATCCCCTGGCAATTCCGTCCCGGCGATGATCATCGCTACGTCGATCTGCAAGGTGCTGCTGAACCCGATGGAGGGGCCTGGTTTGCCACGTTCGATTATTCGCGTGGCGAACAACACACCTACGTCGGCCGCACCGTCACCCAAGAGAAGCTGAACCTGTCGACTCCTGATTGGCAGCCCGATCCGGGGTCGGGAACCATCGCGGTCGCCTCGCTGCACCTGAATTGCCCCAAGTGCGGAGGTTCACTCGACCTGCATGCTCCCAGAGAAACCTTGCGAGTCGGTTGCCAGCACTGTGGCGCCTTGCTGTCCAATGACGACGGACGCCTCAAACTGCTGACCATGCTGGAGAAGCGTGAACTGCACTCCTCCTTGCCGCTCGGCGTTCGGGGCACGATCCAGGGCACGGAATACATCGTCATTGGAATCATGGCTCGCTTTGTCCGCTACGCAGGCACCACCTACCCCTGGACCGAATACCTGCTGTATGCACCTGGGGTTGGCTTCCGTTGGTTGGTGGAAAACGATCGCCATTGGTCGTTTGTCCAACCCGTTACCGGTCACGCCATGGACCCACACTCGAACCGGATCCATCACGATGGCGATTCCTTCCGGATCTATGACCGCGCCACCGCGATCGTCCGCCACGTGATTGGAGAGTTTTACTGGAAAGTCCAGCAAGGCGATTGTGTCGAAACCGCTGACTTCATCGCCCCGCCGCGCATGCTCTCAATCGAAGACAGTTTCGCGGGCCAAACTCACGAGCGGATTGTGTCACTGGGCACCTACATGAAGCCAGATGAAATCGAAGCCGCTTTCGAGGTTGAGGATTTGACGCGTCCCTGGGGCGTGGGAGTCATTCAACCTCCACCGACGATTTCATTTGGAGTCTGGGTTGCTTGGGTGGCCTTTTGTTTTTACATGTTCATCATTTACCTGGGCAACCATCGACCATCGACATCGGCAACGCCCGCCGCCGATGGATGGATGCTGTTTTACGCGTTGTCATTTGTCTCCGCGATTCCGATCGGTTGCCTGGTGTTCAAATACAACTTCGAAGTCTCCCGTTGGAAAGACAGTGACTTCAGTCCCTATGCCAGCAGTGATGACTGA
- a CDS encoding S-adenosylmethionine decarboxylase family protein has translation MPATPLNAPENATKQRSAAAPSISVGGQWIVDASGCDSKTLQSLSTIQSVCQDVIAALELKVIGDPPAHVFGPPHGVTALYLLSESHLAVHTYPEHGVATFNLVCCRETAVWDWQSQLQSRLSAAHVRIRHLRRGAWAEAGDEVNE, from the coding sequence GTGCCCGCAACGCCCCTCAATGCACCAGAAAACGCGACAAAACAACGATCTGCGGCTGCGCCCTCGATCAGCGTCGGCGGCCAGTGGATCGTGGATGCATCCGGATGCGATTCGAAAACACTGCAGTCTCTGAGCACCATCCAGTCGGTTTGCCAGGACGTGATCGCAGCGCTGGAACTGAAAGTCATCGGGGATCCGCCAGCCCATGTCTTTGGTCCGCCACACGGCGTCACCGCGTTGTACCTGCTTTCCGAATCTCATCTGGCTGTGCACACCTACCCGGAACATGGCGTCGCCACATTCAACCTGGTCTGCTGTCGCGAGACGGCGGTCTGGGATTGGCAGTCGCAATTGCAGTCCCGTTTGAGCGCGGCCCACGTGCGAATCCGGCATCTCCGCCGAGGAGCCTGGGCAGAAGCAGGTGACGAGGTCAACGAATGA
- a CDS encoding SPFH domain-containing protein — MGLFDLIRSELIDIIEWIDDTQHTLMWRFPRHDNEIKNGAQLIVRPGQTAVFVYKGEIADIYPPGHYQLTTDNMPVMTTLQGWKYGFNSPFKAEVYFVSTRQLTDLKWGTPNPIMLRDPEFGPIRIRAFGTYALRAVDPKALLLEVVGTNGEFGADDVNVLLRSIIQSSFADLIGSSQIAALDLASNYEQLAAQLRERVVEKIDDEYGLDCPQLFIVNISLPESVEKALDTRTSMGVIGDMNRFQQFQMGQAMTSAAENGGGGGAAEGLGLGLGVAMAGRMMPGAMTPGAAAPAAGPAGPPPPPAATAWYVAKDGVTHGPFTPDQVRSGIGSGEMGAESMVWATGMSGWLMAKDVPALAPMLAAGSPPPPPPAN; from the coding sequence GTGGGATTGTTTGATCTGATTCGTTCCGAGTTGATCGATATCATCGAATGGATCGATGACACACAACACACTTTGATGTGGCGGTTCCCTCGGCACGACAACGAAATCAAAAATGGGGCACAATTGATTGTCCGCCCCGGCCAAACCGCCGTCTTTGTTTACAAAGGCGAAATCGCGGACATCTATCCTCCCGGCCACTACCAACTGACGACGGACAACATGCCCGTCATGACGACGTTGCAAGGTTGGAAATACGGATTCAACAGCCCATTCAAAGCCGAAGTCTACTTCGTCAGCACTCGCCAACTCACCGATCTGAAATGGGGAACTCCCAACCCGATCATGCTGCGAGACCCCGAATTCGGACCGATCCGAATTCGTGCCTTCGGAACCTACGCGCTGCGTGCGGTGGATCCCAAAGCGTTGCTGCTGGAAGTGGTTGGCACCAACGGTGAATTCGGTGCCGACGACGTCAACGTGTTGTTGCGATCGATCATTCAATCGTCGTTTGCGGATCTGATCGGTTCGTCACAGATCGCAGCCTTGGATCTGGCCAGCAACTACGAACAACTCGCCGCCCAACTTCGCGAGCGCGTCGTTGAAAAGATCGACGACGAATATGGGCTGGATTGCCCGCAATTGTTCATTGTCAACATTTCTTTGCCCGAGTCGGTCGAGAAAGCTCTGGACACGCGAACCAGCATGGGCGTGATCGGAGACATGAACCGGTTCCAGCAGTTCCAGATGGGCCAAGCGATGACGTCCGCCGCCGAAAATGGTGGCGGCGGTGGAGCAGCCGAAGGCTTGGGGCTCGGACTTGGCGTCGCTATGGCCGGACGCATGATGCCGGGTGCCATGACGCCCGGTGCTGCAGCGCCCGCCGCGGGCCCCGCCGGTCCTCCACCACCTCCCGCCGCGACCGCTTGGTATGTGGCCAAAGACGGTGTCACACACGGCCCGTTCACTCCCGACCAAGTTCGTTCCGGAATCGGCAGCGGAGAAATGGGAGCCGAATCCATGGTCTGGGCAACTGGGATGAGTGGTTGGTTGATGGCCAAGGATGTTCCCGCCCTGGCACCCATGTTGGCCGCAGGCAGCCCGCCGCCTCCACCACCAGCCAACTGA
- a CDS encoding DUF1552 domain-containing protein, with amino-acid sequence MKDSMNVPPAPNQPNAIVQIGSSRLSRRTMLRASGLALGLPLLEAMTPAGRSAYAAKETLQITDASRPVRMACVFFPNGVIQPSWRPTVDGDNWEMGETLKPLAAYKDKLNVISNLAHENGRAGKDGAGDHARGGSTFLTAARPVKTSSNIRLGISLDQVAATALAGQTRLPSIELGLKGSRNAGSCDSGYSCAYSSNISWKNESQPMPQETIPRLAFERMFGSGDAALERKQRMARTSILDVVRDDAERLMKQVGKTDKRKLDEYFTSVREIETRIEQTEAEDRKSLPDLEVPMGRVTAFREHARLMYDLMVVGFQTDTTRVATFMLDTAGGNRTYPEIGVKEAHHGLSHHRNKTETVEKIQKIDQYLVEQFAYFLEKMESVQEGDGTLLDNSMVLYGSGLGDGNRHTHHDLPIILAGGGGGQIKTGRYLQVAEETPMANLFLSMLDVVGTPAEQIGDSTGRVDLS; translated from the coding sequence ATGAAAGACTCGATGAACGTCCCCCCTGCTCCGAATCAACCCAATGCCATCGTTCAAATCGGCTCGTCCCGATTGAGTCGACGCACGATGCTACGAGCATCCGGGCTGGCGCTCGGTTTGCCGTTGCTCGAGGCGATGACGCCCGCTGGCCGAAGCGCTTACGCGGCGAAGGAAACGCTGCAAATCACCGATGCATCGCGTCCGGTCCGCATGGCCTGTGTGTTCTTTCCCAACGGAGTCATTCAGCCTTCATGGCGTCCCACAGTGGATGGCGACAACTGGGAAATGGGCGAGACGCTCAAACCGTTGGCAGCCTACAAAGACAAACTCAACGTGATCTCGAATTTGGCCCACGAGAACGGACGAGCTGGCAAAGATGGTGCCGGTGACCACGCTCGTGGTGGATCGACCTTCTTGACGGCGGCTCGGCCAGTCAAAACCAGCAGCAACATTCGGCTCGGCATCTCGCTCGACCAAGTCGCCGCGACAGCGCTTGCTGGACAAACTCGTTTGCCTTCGATCGAACTCGGATTGAAAGGCAGCCGCAACGCAGGCAGTTGTGACTCGGGGTACAGCTGTGCGTACTCTTCGAACATCTCCTGGAAAAACGAATCGCAGCCAATGCCCCAGGAAACCATTCCACGGCTGGCGTTCGAGCGTATGTTCGGTTCCGGCGACGCAGCCTTGGAACGCAAGCAACGGATGGCTCGGACGAGCATTCTGGATGTGGTCCGTGATGATGCCGAACGTTTGATGAAGCAAGTTGGCAAGACCGACAAACGCAAGCTGGATGAGTACTTCACCAGCGTTCGCGAGATTGAGACTCGGATTGAGCAAACCGAAGCGGAAGATCGCAAATCGCTGCCCGATTTGGAGGTCCCGATGGGACGCGTCACGGCGTTCCGTGAACACGCTCGGTTGATGTATGACCTGATGGTCGTTGGTTTCCAAACCGACACCACGCGCGTCGCCACATTCATGCTGGACACAGCCGGCGGCAATCGCACCTACCCTGAAATTGGTGTGAAGGAAGCTCACCACGGATTGAGCCACCACCGCAACAAGACGGAGACCGTGGAGAAGATCCAAAAGATCGATCAGTATCTCGTGGAGCAATTCGCATATTTCCTAGAGAAAATGGAATCGGTCCAAGAAGGGGACGGGACTTTGCTAGACAATTCGATGGTGCTTTACGGCAGCGGATTGGGCGATGGGAACCGGCACACCCACCATGACCTGCCAATCATTTTGGCGGGTGGTGGCGGAGGTCAGATCAAAACGGGCCGGTACCTGCAAGTCGCAGAAGAGACCCCCATGGCGAACTTGTTCCTCAGCATGCTCGACGTCGTCGGCACGCCAGCCGAACAAATCGGCGACAGCACTGGCCGAGTGGACCTGTCGTAA
- a CDS encoding DUF1592 domain-containing protein, whose protein sequence is MRSNCILPGTRWPRVLLSIASALVLLAFSPAKADEDAPAESKPAESKSSEPLTVDPSNWETTGFLKLEEFCLDCHNADYQEAEVDLSLLSTAEKVRDNSELAMHSISMIRFGAMPPEDSALPTVEERRELADQLDDLVYHATCDLRPKPGRVTARRLNRAEYNNAIRDLFGVDLRPADQFPSDEVGGGFDNNADVLSLSTMLMEKYLKAGESVASSLIVDPSTLPSLKKTFADQTLNTIGEAKLASFGEWFIRGDGMVWVEVEVPIEGEYSFDIRGGTNLTRSALRKLGEESDEKDDDIDDEDKDNDDKEDVNDKVNRCVMVHDEQGRLIEVLDFNYQEKSGPTDGESFRKTLTPGKHRFFFSPTDTWADELPKPEDRKDPWRLGESISKRVQAFTDEELAKTVLPAGEKVEIDRRISSEEFNFKFKTVSIDGPSAHTRQDLPPTQKQLIPRMARQRGDRWEDVSKAAKVNLEPLMRRAFRREVSDEEVTRYAKLVEGATDRQESFYVGMQQAITAILCSPSFLFRIELPESEEARELAASGEAVPLSSAQLASRLSFFLWSSLPDDALLNAAKQNELIDESKRRYQIRRMLDDPKSNSLGEQFATQWFGLGNLNARDMAAFGGNEEGPSITVDHLAAETHALFDHVLKNNLPVTELLTADYTFVNDSLADWYGVELPNPQEANKLQKVSLADAGRRGILGHAGVLTLTSYPTRNSPVLRGKWILENVLGTPPPEAPPNVPELEATRAASADATLREQLELHRADPGCASCHRVMDALGFGLETMDHLGRLRPPSDPSVADATGELPGGRSFRGAMELSEMLANTEGRRFADTTVRRLLSFAIGRELRPADRCFVEAILNDTQSDGFRLGDLVEGVINSPPFLSTSVPAS, encoded by the coding sequence ATGAGATCCAATTGCATCCTGCCGGGAACTCGATGGCCTCGCGTGTTGTTATCGATCGCGAGTGCACTGGTTTTGTTGGCTTTTTCACCAGCCAAAGCCGACGAGGACGCCCCCGCTGAGTCCAAGCCCGCTGAATCGAAATCAAGTGAACCGTTGACGGTTGATCCTTCCAATTGGGAAACCACTGGGTTTCTGAAATTGGAAGAGTTCTGCCTCGATTGTCACAACGCCGATTATCAGGAAGCCGAGGTCGATCTGTCGTTGCTCAGCACCGCGGAAAAAGTTCGCGACAACAGTGAGTTGGCGATGCACTCGATCAGCATGATTCGGTTTGGCGCGATGCCGCCGGAAGACTCGGCGCTTCCAACCGTTGAAGAGCGTCGTGAACTGGCCGACCAGTTGGACGATTTGGTTTATCACGCGACGTGTGATTTGCGTCCCAAGCCTGGACGCGTGACGGCACGTCGTCTGAACCGCGCCGAATACAACAACGCGATTCGCGATTTGTTTGGCGTCGATTTGCGTCCCGCGGATCAGTTCCCGTCCGATGAAGTCGGCGGTGGATTCGACAACAACGCCGATGTGTTGTCGTTGTCGACGATGCTGATGGAAAAGTACCTGAAGGCGGGCGAGTCCGTTGCGTCATCGCTGATCGTTGATCCAAGCACACTTCCTTCGCTCAAAAAGACGTTTGCAGATCAGACCCTGAACACAATCGGTGAAGCCAAACTGGCCTCCTTTGGCGAATGGTTCATACGTGGCGACGGGATGGTTTGGGTGGAAGTCGAAGTTCCGATTGAAGGCGAATACTCCTTCGACATTCGCGGGGGCACGAATCTGACCCGATCGGCTTTGCGGAAGTTGGGCGAGGAGTCGGATGAGAAGGACGACGACATCGATGACGAAGACAAGGACAACGACGACAAGGAAGACGTCAACGACAAAGTCAATCGTTGTGTGATGGTGCACGACGAGCAGGGACGCTTGATTGAAGTGCTGGATTTCAATTACCAAGAAAAGAGCGGCCCGACCGATGGTGAGTCGTTTCGGAAAACATTGACGCCCGGCAAGCATCGGTTTTTCTTTTCACCGACGGACACGTGGGCCGACGAGTTGCCCAAGCCCGAAGATCGGAAAGATCCGTGGCGACTTGGCGAATCAATTTCCAAGCGTGTGCAAGCATTCACGGACGAAGAACTCGCCAAGACGGTGTTGCCCGCCGGCGAAAAGGTCGAGATCGATCGTCGGATTTCGAGCGAAGAGTTCAACTTCAAGTTCAAAACCGTCTCGATCGACGGTCCCTCGGCGCACACTCGCCAGGATCTGCCACCGACGCAGAAACAGCTGATCCCACGCATGGCTCGCCAGCGTGGCGATCGTTGGGAAGATGTCTCCAAGGCAGCCAAGGTCAACTTGGAACCGTTGATGCGACGGGCGTTTCGTCGGGAAGTCAGCGACGAAGAGGTCACGCGATATGCGAAGTTGGTGGAAGGGGCGACTGACCGGCAAGAGTCCTTTTATGTGGGGATGCAACAAGCCATCACAGCGATTCTATGTTCGCCGAGTTTCCTGTTCCGCATCGAACTTCCTGAATCGGAGGAAGCCCGCGAGTTGGCTGCATCGGGGGAGGCCGTTCCGCTGTCCTCGGCCCAGTTGGCCAGTCGGCTCTCGTTCTTTTTGTGGAGCAGTCTCCCGGACGATGCGTTGTTGAACGCTGCAAAGCAAAACGAGTTGATTGACGAGTCCAAACGTCGCTATCAAATCCGCCGGATGCTGGACGACCCCAAGTCGAATTCACTGGGTGAACAATTTGCGACTCAGTGGTTTGGTTTGGGCAACCTGAACGCGCGCGACATGGCAGCGTTTGGTGGCAACGAAGAAGGTCCTTCGATCACGGTCGACCATTTGGCCGCCGAAACGCACGCGTTGTTCGACCATGTGTTGAAGAACAATTTGCCCGTCACGGAATTGCTGACCGCGGACTACACGTTCGTCAACGATTCGTTGGCGGATTGGTATGGCGTTGAGCTTCCGAATCCGCAGGAAGCGAACAAGCTGCAAAAGGTTTCTCTGGCGGATGCCGGTCGACGTGGGATTTTGGGCCACGCCGGTGTGCTGACACTGACCAGCTATCCAACTCGGAATTCACCGGTTTTGCGAGGCAAATGGATTCTTGAGAACGTGTTGGGGACGCCACCACCGGAAGCCCCACCGAACGTTCCAGAGCTGGAAGCCACCCGCGCGGCTTCGGCCGATGCGACTTTGCGTGAACAGTTAGAATTGCACCGTGCTGATCCTGGTTGCGCCTCCTGTCACCGTGTGATGGATGCGTTGGGATTTGGTTTGGAGACGATGGATCACCTTGGTCGACTTCGTCCGCCCAGTGACCCCTCGGTGGCGGATGCCACGGGTGAGCTGCCGGGAGGCCGGTCCTTCCGCGGCGCGATGGAACTGAGTGAAATGTTGGCAAACACAGAAGGCCGACGTTTTGCCGATACAACCGTTCGACGATTGCTCTCGTTCGCCATCGGTCGTGAATTGCGACCTGCCGATCGTTGCTTTGTCGAAGCCATTCTGAACGACACCCAGAGCGATGGTTTCCGATTGGGAGACCTCGTGGAAGGTGTCATCAATAGCCCTCCGTTTTTGTCCACCAGTGTCCCTGCCTCTTGA